CCGTTTCATTTCACGGAATTCCCCTCCGGCGTGATGGCCAGGAATGAACAAGCGTCCCGTGACCCGGTCGTCCCGGCCCGGTCCCGTCCCGGGGGCTCTTGGCGGGGGGCGGCGGCGAGCGACCCTGCGTCAGCCGGCGGTTGCTACCCGGATCAGGAGCCGGGCCGCCAGGACGGCGACGCCGAGCAGGAAGGCCCCCCGGAGCAGGCGTCGGTCGACCCGAGCGGCGACCGCACCGCCGCCGAGGCCCCCCGCGAAGCTCGCCGACCCGAGCACGAGGCCGAGCCGCCAGTCGACCAGCCCCCAGGCGGCGAAGACCGCCGTGGCGACGAGTGAGGAGACGAGGTTTATCACCTTGGTGACGGCCACCGCCCGCCGCAAGTCCATGCGGAGCAGGGTGACATAGGCGGCCGTGAGCAAGGTGACATAACCGCCGCTGAAGAGCCCCCCGTAGGCCCCCAGCAGCAGCGTCGCGGCGAGGGCCGCGAGGCGGCGTGGGTCGGTCGCCGTCGCCACGCCGGCCGCCCGGGGGCGGCCGGACGGCGCGGCCCGGTCGACGAGGAGGAAGGCCGTCATCGCGATCATCGACGCGGCGACGAGGAGCGGCACCGCCCGGGTCGGGAGGGCGGGCAGGAGCAGGGCCCCCGCGAGGGAGCCGACCGCGGTGAGGGCGACGAGCGGGGCGAGCCGCTCCCCCCGGGCCGCCCCTCCCCGGAGCAGCGGGATGGCGCCCCCGAGACTCAGGCCGACCAGCGCCAGCATGTTGGTCGCGACGGCGACGTGGGGGTCGATGCCGGCCTCCAGCAGGGCCGGGACGGTGACCAGCGAGGTCGCCCCGGTGACCACGCCGACCGCCGAGGCGAGGGCGAAGGTCGCTGCCAGCGCGAGGGCCGGGCCGGGCATCAGGTGGCTCCCATCCGGGCGACCCGCCGCACGGCATCGACCTCCCCGCCCCCGCCGCCGCCCCTCGACGGCCGCCGGGGCGTCTCGGCGCCCCTCGCGTCGGGGCCCGCGGCCTCGGGGATCGGCCTCGTGTCGTCGTCCGGGCGGCTCGCGATCATCGGCGGTGGTGACGTCGCCCGGCCTGGGGCGTGGATCGGGACGTCCGGCGGCTTGCCTCCATCCGATGCGACCCCGGCCCCTCATCGTCGCCGCCGGAGACGCCGACGGTCCAGGGGCCGCCGCGATCGGGGGGCCGGCCCCCGGGGGGGCCGGCTCATCTCGCCCCCGGATGCCATTCGCCCCCGGACGCCATTCGCCCCCGGACGCCATGCCCGGCCCGAGGCGCGAGGGGGAGCCCGGCTACCGGGCCGGCGATCGCCGGCCCGGTAGCGACGGTCCCCCTCATCGCCGGCCGGCTCCCCCCGATCCCGGGGCGTCGGGCCGCGACCGGATCCCGTCACGACGGCCGTCGTCCCGCCGACGGGGGGCGTACGGTGCATCACTCGGGGGGAGCCAGCGACCGAGGTCGCGCTTCTGCCCCTCCCATCGGGGGTCGTCGGCGAGGTTCGTCCATTCCTGCGGGTCTGCCTCGTGGTCGTAGAGCTCCTCAGAGCCGTCGGCGTAGCGGATGTAGCGCCACCGCTCGGTGCGGACCGCGTGGTTGGCCCGGCCGTGGGTCGTGATCGCGGGCGTGGCCCGGGGCGAGGCCGGGTCCCTCAGCAGCGGGACGAGGCTCTCCCCCTCCAGCTCGGGCTTCTGCGGCAGGCCGCAGAGCTCGACCAGCGTCGGGTAGAGGTCCATCAGCGACACGGGCCGACCCGACCGGCCGCCGTGCGCCGCGACGCCCGGGGCGGCGATGATCAGGGGGACGCGCGTTGCCTCCTCCCAGAGGGCGAACTTTCGCCAGTGCTGCTTCTCGCCCAGGTGCCAGCCGTGGTCCCCCCACAGGACGACGATCGTCTCGTC
This Tautonia plasticadhaerens DNA region includes the following protein-coding sequences:
- a CDS encoding sulfite exporter TauE/SafE family protein → MPGPALALAATFALASAVGVVTGATSLVTVPALLEAGIDPHVAVATNMLALVGLSLGGAIPLLRGGAARGERLAPLVALTAVGSLAGALLLPALPTRAVPLLVAASMIAMTAFLLVDRAAPSGRPRAAGVATATDPRRLAALAATLLLGAYGGLFSGGYVTLLTAAYVTLLRMDLRRAVAVTKVINLVSSLVATAVFAAWGLVDWRLGLVLGSASFAGGLGGGAVAARVDRRLLRGAFLLGVAVLAARLLIRVATAG